The Cucumis melo cultivar AY chromosome 9, USDA_Cmelo_AY_1.0, whole genome shotgun sequence genome includes the window GAGGAACACCAAAATCTTCACTGAAGGATCaaagaacaacaaaaaaaaaaaaaaatgaaacttttcCGCCAGATAATTGGCAAGACGATCCCTTTAAAACAAAATCACTACCTGCATTTAAGACTGCATTACGATCATCTTGACAGTACTCAATAATGGGTATCAAATCTTTACCCACAATGTTCCATTTACAAACGTGCTTAAAAACATCGCGAGTCTGCGGGTCATCTCTCCTCAAGAACCTAAGCAAATCCTTCAAATTATCTGAATAATAACGACAATAACATTAATCAACAACCAGCCGTGTAATTTACCAATTTGGGGAAACTAGAGCTTCATCCCCTCGTAATATCTTCAGACACAGACGGAAAAAAATTAGAGATGTGAATTGACATACCCAAACAGAACTCGCTTTTGGAGTAACCAATCCGATTGCCGTAGTCATCCTCCTCGACGATTCCAATACCAGCGCAAATAACACATAGCCCATCTATCTCCATCTCTCAAGGAACAGTTCACTGAATAAGGATTTCAAGCATAAGAGCTTTGCAATGAAAGAGACAATTGGACCCAATGGAAATATCAAGTTCGAGCTTGATTGGGAAAGTGATAACGCGAAGTTTTAGGGTTTCTTTCGCGCCAAATCTAGCTTGCGAATTTTCCCGCGCAATTAAATTGCCTTTGTGTCGGGTGCACGAAATTATGCTGCAACCTACCCAGGTGGCATAACAGGATTGGTTAGACTTTCCAATTAAATTTGTTAAAGTCAAACACAAAATAAGTTCAAGATCTAATTCTTACAAAAAGATTTAGCAATATAAAATCGTCCTCAAATTacatatttatcattattatcacgttcatatgcatttttttctcaaaatttatcATCAAGCCATATAAAAATTGATTTTGGACGAATAATGTGGTGAAAGATGTCAATTACATTTTCGAATTGAAgtgaataataatattacttaattatctttaaaaaaaatatattcttaATTGCGTTTATGATTTTGATTAATAGAAAGTTAAATTATTTGAAGGTATGATTGATATTTTTCCttaaaattatattcaataatctacttatttatttatcaaatataaaataatacaaATAGAGTAAGGTAATAAATAAGTGACATAGAGAGTAATAGTTTCTTTCAAATTTATGTTATGTCCTAAAACCTTGGATTAATATGAGCTTTAAGAGGCTTTTTCATAACAACGGTGAATTCCATTTTCTCTGATAAATCAACTTCTTCTCCTTCCACAGCTTTCCACTCAAATCTCCAAATCAAATTTGCTACAAAATATTCCAAATGAAGCATTGCCAAGGAAGCCGCTGGGCACATCCTCCTCCCTGCTCCAAATGGCATCATCTTAATCTCCTTGTTTCCCGTGATATCAAACGTCGTCGAATACCCCGCCTCCCGGCCTCCGTCGTCACTCATGAACCGCTCCGGCTTAAACGCCATCGGATCTTCCCATACTTGTGGATCCCACCCCATTCCCACTGCAAAGATACTCACGATGCCATTCTTAGGTATGAAATAATTCTCAAAAATTGTATCTTCTTTCACTGCATGTGGTAGAATGAAATGCCCTGGTGGATGCCTTCTTAATCCTTCTAGAATCACAGCTTTCAAATATGGAAGTTTCCCTAAATCCTCTTCCTTCACCTCCTCCTCCCTATAtcatacataaatatatatataaaacgaTTAGACGAATGGAGAGATTGTTCTTCTCAGTTGTAAATATTGATATTCAAAGATTAATAAATATACCGTAAtcctccattttttttttgtactagATTCCTTTACTCCTTTGATCTCTTGGAATAGTTTTTCTTGAATTTTTGGGTACTTCACTAAGTTCGCCATGATCCATTGCATTGACGTGGCGGTAGTGTCCGTTCCGGCATTGAGAAACTCCGAACATAAACTCACTATTTCTTCGTTCTTAAGCTTTCTTTTCTCGTCGATGAGTTGTAAATCGAGTAGCGTATCAACATACGATACCAcaaattcttctttttcttctccttccctttttgctCTTTCTTCTTTTACCTTCTCTCGTGCCTTGATAAATGGGACTAGAACCTAATTTAGGATCGAGAAATTAAAAATGATTAAATGTGATGAACAATAACCAATATCTATTTAAGTTTTTGGGTAATTGATAACATAAAGTTTCATCTTGAATTGAAGTAAAAGGAGAGTTGACCTTTTTCTGTCTATTCTTGATTTGTAAATATTCCTTCCAGCGATTTCTAAGCAAAATCTTCATCAACTTAGGCCATAAATTAAGTAGAACAAAACGTTGAAGATTCACAAGAATATCACGCTGCACTTCTTGAATTTCCAAGATTTGTGTCTCATTCAACTTGTCTCCAAAACACATCAAAACCAACAAACAAAACATAGCAAAATGAAAATGATCAACAGCAACTGCGCCACCTTCGCATCCAGATTGAGCTGAAAGGCGAGCGATGAGGATGTCCAGAACCCACTTGCGAGCCCGAGAATAAGCCCTGACACGTGAAGGGTGGAGCATCTCCATCGCCAAGTTGCGGCGGAGAAGGCGCCAAGTGGGGCCATAAGGAGCAGAAGTGATGTTGTCAAAGTTGGTAGAAGCAGCGACCCTGCTGATGGAGACGGCCCGAGGGCGGTCGGCGAAAATGGCACCGTTTTGAATGAGAGCCTTGTGGGCGATGGAGCGGTCGGAGATGATGATCATGGCGGGAGAAGGGTCGAAGTGGAGGGTGAGGAAGGGGCCGTATTTGGCGATGAATGAACGTAATGTAGATTCAAGATCAAGAGGGGACTGGCGGAGCCATAGGAAGTTATAAATGATAATAGGAAGTATGAAAGGGCCTGGTGGGAGCTTGTAAGGGCCATGTCTAGAAGGGAAAACAAATAACTTCACAAGAAaggaaatgaagagagaaacaattGTGAAAAGAATCCACTTCATTTTTCCTCTCTATGTTAAAACTTGAAACCTAacatgtgtgtatatatatatatatatatacacaaaacATTATTGTGTGTCATTTTCTCTTCCCCATTTGTTGGATGCATGTAGCTATAaagtacattttttttttgggataatatattttttattaatgttGAATTATTTATCATTGATCTTGAGATGTGTGTTTGTCTTTTGTTTAGTTGAAAACCAACCTGAGAAGATCCTAAACATACATATTTAAAGTGAAAAAAATGATTATTAGAAATTTATTAACGATTGGTTTATAATGTGTTTTTTTTCGATCTTTTTCAATTGAGATCGACCCataaatccaaactattgataTCTTTTTATTACTAGATGGAGTCTTTAGTCATCATAACAAAAATcgaaataattatatatattaaagtaaAATTATATTGCATTCTTGGATTGATCTATTTATCTACGAGCTTAAATTCTTATAAATAACTAGAATTTTTGGAGAAATTGAAGATTACATGGAGGGGGTTTTTAAATGGTAGAGAAgcttaatgttttaaaaatctAGAATCCCATAAATTATGGATCTAGAATGTTTGTGTACTAATTAAGTTGAATTATGAGTAGGAAATTTGGAGAAGAATATGAAAGATTAAGTAAGATTTGGAAAAGTGATTATTTGGCATTCTTTTTATTCAAGTTTTGAGTTCGATCTCGGTCGGAAATTAGGATGTAAGAACTCTTACCGAGAGTAAAACATATACAAGTATTTAGAGGCTATTTcttccaattttcaattttagaagtCATCTAGTgcaaaaaaaggaaaactaaAAGATGAGGGTCAAATTGGTTGTATATCATAAAGTGGCAAGTCagtgaaaaatattttttagtacaacaattgTGTGATGATGAAAGATACAAATTCTTCATCTATAAAATTGAAGATTATGTCAATTATTGTTGAGTTAAATTCACTAGTTTTGATGTAGGGAtaattttatgtaaattatGAAGAGGGATAATAGtccaaaaaaaatatttggaaataaataaataaatatatatataagaaaatgaaatgtttTAAGATTTTAAATATGAAAAGTCAAATATAATGAAGGGtatattgagaattttaaaaaatacatgaGGGGAATAATGAAGTGTATAAATTATACTCAAAGATCTCTTCTTATAATATAGTAAAGATGACAGACAAGTTTAAATCCAAGGAATATCTACACAAATATATCAAAtaaatgaaaatgtttttgGCATGTTCATTTCTTTAAGATATTCAAACCTTATAATCACATTATTTTAGTTCTTAATCATAGATTGGTTGTTGTCATATTTTAACTAACCTTTATAGTTTAGGATGTGTCCAAAATTAATCACAAACAATAGTTTGGGATTAAACTAATTAAGTTGGATttggcaaaagaaaaaaaaattaaattaacatgTAAAAACCAATATCAACTGAAAAATAAATGTCATATTAATAGAAGTTTAAACATGAACATGTGGTTTCCTAAGTTACCAAGTTTTTATGTCCATTAATAATTTAGCATGATAAATCATTGTAGATTTAATATAGTGATAAAGAAGAAACATAAATTTATTGAGTTCATGTTACTAATGAAAACACTCGatcgaagaaaaaaaacaaacattttaagAGTTAAGAGACAAAATTCATCcctttttaaaaaacataaaactaaaacaaacattttaaaagtacaataattaaaataaacaaaattgacCACGTATGAATATCTAAAATGAACACTTTAGAAGTATAGACATAAAATTGTTCAACTAACATAAACTTAGTATTGTCAACTTTATAGTCGAGGTTTGATTTCACACAGTTACATattgtcatatatatatatatgaaacatATTTTGTCACTATTATAAGATGTTTTGTGGGCTAAAAATGAATGCAAGTGGAACATAACAAAATCGTAGTTGGCCCATTACATTACATGTTGAGAGATATTCGATGTGAAGTTAAATATTCAACCCCTCTAATTATTATAGATTCCTTGACTAATTCtgatctttttattttatattacaTCATCCCTCAACAAACTAATCATTggattatatatgaaatttcaataattatatgtGTGGAGTGGAATAATTATCACCTCATTGatccaaataaaatttaaattaaacttatgAACACCAACCAACCTATGAACCGTACACAATTCAAACCATTAAATCACTCATTATTTAATCACAAATTAATGTTTAGAGAGCTAGCTAAGCATGTGTTTGGATTCACAAGAATaacattcttttttaaattttttttttaaaaaaagtatttgTTTGCTTGTTTTTAAAAGTGTTTTTATATACAACTTTAtttgatttgttatatataCATCAAACATACATATGTGTATTAATTAATGTCAAATTACTTTCGAGGCAGCTCTAAATAACAACATGAACTAATTAATAATTGGAAATAATATAGTGGAAGTGGCCGTTGTGGGTGTGGTGTCTAGAGTTAGTCCCATAGGTGTGGTTTGGTGGTCGAGGTAGAGCCATAGGCAATGGGTAGACAAACGTTGGTCGTTAGAGTTGGTCTTTGAGGTGATCATCGATTGTGGGCTGTTTGGAATTGGTTCGTCGGTGatgattatattatatattgtcCAAAGTTTCACCAAAGTATAGGTTGCCAAAGGTGACCCGAAATGGTGGGTGTTAGTAGCCACGATAACACGGTGGAAATGAAGTAGATGACCAAAGAGAACATTTTGGtaaatttgataattatataaattagaAATACGATAGATTAACCATCGAACAATTAAAATTCATGTTTCTCCTCTAAACTCGTATACAAAgtcttaaaatttcaaaataattaaaatcactaaaaaaaaaaagaaaggaaaaagctATTGATATAGTACACATACTACACATTGAGACTACATTGTACGTTTAAATAAATGCTTTTGTGCCAATAACTCAACTTGTCGAAGTTTAGTCTCTTGAATCGTAATAAAATCATATAATTTAActatttgaaattaattaaaaaaattattcaaatatCCTTCTATTTATCTTTTGCTTAGTAAAAGtaattttgtctttttctttcaaaGTTTAATATTATATTCACAATAGTTTCTAAACGAGAGCTCTATTTCTAGTAAGTATTACCagattaattttagaaaataatttcACATGCTTTTGTAATTAAGAAATAGACTATATTATAATTTGTGTAATTAACCCTCAGACCATATTGCATTTTTTATAGACAACATAAACATAAAGTTAGGTTAGTGAATAAGTCATAAGATTATCTCTAAAAACTAAGTATAAATTAATGAGTAACCTAATATGCACGTTtgttgaagagaaaaataaaattactgTACTGTGTTTGTAAACTTTTCCACATATAAATGCAGCTATTTGTGAAAATGATGTTAACGTGTGGAATAATTTGCTTTTGGTAGAAGTTGGAGTTTGAAATTTCTaacttaacaaaaaaaattcatgaGTTTACACTCGTTTTAACTGTACATAGTCACCGTGTATTTTCTTTCACACAACTTTTTCAATGTACTCTTTTCTTTTGCGTAAGTAATGTAACATAATCGCTACAAAAAATAGGCTTCGCTCATTACACAATACTGTCGAAGAGATCTAAAAACACGTCGGTAGATTTATCTCTCTGTTAGTGGACAAAAACCTGTCGAGAGATAAACTCGTCGAAAGTTGATCTTCCAACAACAAAACGAGGTTGTCCACTGTTAGAAAAAATTGTTGACAGTTTAAGTACGTTGTTTGCAGTAGTGATCTCCCGACGCTTACATTACATTACGTCCCAACGCACCCCTTGACTCGTCGACAATTATATCCATAAAACACACACCAACGTTATTCTAGTTAAATATCTCCCGACGTTACATGTAAGAAATGTGTTTGAcacaaaaatatgaaaataaagaTTGAATAGTATGATCTTAAATCAAATTCAAAGACGATATATATAGTCATATAAATTCTTACACCTCAGGGCTAACTTGAACAAAGTAAAACTAGTCAACTAAGTTGATATGCTTACCATTTTCTTATCATCGAACGTTTAgaataaataaacaaatcaCTATGATTGTTATACCTTAAACTAATTGGGAGTTTAAAGAGTTTCTCATGTCTTCAAAGGATGGGTAGGAAATTTTTGACCTAATTAAGTCAGCAAATATCTCATCGATCGTCTCTcggttaaattacaaaattagtacgaaaattttcatattcaaAACTAGTCTTTTGGTTTTTCCATCTTTTTGTACCATAATCCTCAAACTTTATAAAGTCTCGAATATTctcaaactttcaattttatattttaatagaTTCTTGTGATATACTAAATAAATCATAACTCAACTAATATAATACCTAATATTCCCTTCTTTCGCTTCTTGTACTAATcgtttttattatataaatgaAGTGGGAATGAAGTatcctttttcaaaaaaaaaaatataatgcCTAATATTTAATGTTTGATTTTCCATCTCAAGGTTTACGTTCAGTGACGCAATTACAATAATAACATCAATTAAAAATTTACAAatctacacaaaaaaaaacaacaacaaaattGAAATTCCGAAGTCCCACCATATCCAAACCTCAATTTTACttataaaacattaattaaaattttaaatactcAATCCAACCATATACTACATATTAGATACGATATTAAAAACTTATAGACTTATTAGGCACATGCTACTAAACGTACTACAAATTTAATTTGTTGAATAACATAagtacaaattttttttaaaaaaaaatattagagaataaacttataatttaattacAATATTTTAATCATCACATAGCTTATAATTATAAACTTATAATCACAAAACTCTCCTacttatatataaatataattagttAGAGATGTGACTTTGACCTTGACTCCACATAATCGTATTCCCATGGAAATTCAAatcaaccattttttttttttctcttcaattagAACACGCCAATTCATTAAATAATTTGTAACATTTTTTCCAAATCCAAATGATACGcccaaaattatattatatacttTTTATTTCCTTTGATTTGATCAACAACCCTACGTGATTGCAATTGCCTTTTTCCCTTCCCTATAAATTCACTTCACATTTTCCATTGTTTAAACACACAAACTCCAAGCAAAGCTCTTTAAGAAATATAATGGCTGCCCACAAAATAGCTACGACcctttccatcttcttcctcctctcCTCTATTTTCCGGTCTTCCGAGGCAGCTGGAATCGCCATCTATTGGGGCCAAAACGGAAACGAAGGCTCTCTTGCATCCACCTGCGCCACTGGAAACTACGAGTTCGTCAACATAGCATTTCTCTCATCCTTCGGCAGCGGTCAAACTCCGGTCCTCAACCTTGCCGGTCATTGCAACCCTGACAACAACGGTTGCGCCTTTTTGAGCGACGAAATAAACTCTTGCCAAAGTCAAAATGTCAAAGTCCTCCTCTCTATCGGCGGCGGTGCGGGGAGTTATTCACTCTCCTCCGCCGACGATGCGAGACAAGTCGCGAACTTCCTTTGGAACAGCTACCTCGGCGGGCAGTCAGATTCCAGGCCACTCGGTGCTGCTGTTTTGAATGGTATTGATTTCGATATCGAGTCTGGCTCGGGCCAGTTCTGGGATGTACTAGCTCAGGAGCTAAAGAGTTTTGGACAAGTCATTTTATCTGCCGCGCCGCAGTGTCCGATCCCAGACGCACACCTAGACGCCGCGGTCAAAACTGGACTGTTCGATTCCGTTTGGGTTCAATTCTACAACAACCCGCCATGCATGTTTGCAGATAACGCGGACAATCTCCTGAGTTCATGGAATCAGTGGACCGCGTTTCCGATATCGAAGCTTTACATGGGATTGCCAGCGGCACCGGAGGCAGCGCCGAGCGGGGGATTTATTCCGGCGGATGTGCTTATTTCTCAAGTTCTTCCAACCATTAAAACGTCTTCCAACTATGGAGGAGTGATGTTATGGAGTAAGGCGTTTGACAATGGCTACAGCGATGCCATTAAAGGCAGCATCGGCTGAATTAAGCTCCTAAgcttaaatttaattaaagccTATGAATAAACTCCAAAGtactataataattaaaaagtgaGACTTCATCTTCTCCATTTAGTctcatattatataaaatttgtGTGATGCAATGATtaaaatccttttttttttatattaattacaATACGATCAATGTTTTTAGAATTAAAAGTTGTTGTCAATAAAAGTATTATTCCAAGTTTCAATTTTGTGTAAAATGTTTGAAGTTTAAATACAGTAATGATCTCATTAACGTAAATTAGAGAGAATCAAATTATAAATAGTATTATACTTTAGCCAACTTTTAAGTTGATATTATATCTAATAATAATTCACGTTCTTGGTTAATGTTGAACTCATAGAAAATGTCAATATATATCTTCCATcaatataaaaattgaaaattttaagaataCATACAAAGAGGACATTAAACTAAATAGTCATTAGAAGTTTTAATTTTACcctaatttttaatttgattattaaaAAACAATCTTATCACATCGCTCAATAGTAAATAAAACTCTCCAGAATgtaattaattatgtttttaaGTCAAATAGTGATATTGACATATAACACCAAAACAAGAACTGATcatattttctgattttttgTTCTTATCAATGTTAACTTCTACACTTTTTTTaagtataaaatgtttatgTTTGATATGATATTATTGACCCATTATACCCATAAGATATATGttttccaacaaaaaaaaaaaaaaaacttagattAAATTATTGACTTAGACGTTACTgtcattattttaattttacaaatatattgtcCGACAACTATTTTCCTTCTAAGATAATTAAACTTGTTTAACTCTCAGGAAACGGGAAAGAAAAGTACTAAGAAAACTATTTTAATTCAATCTTTAAATTGGGTTTTATTTTCCAACTAGATTATTCATCCTATTATTTGTATTTTGCAGTCATATTAAGATTAACATATGATTTTTATAAAAGATATTAAAGATATCGATTCATGTTTGAATCTTTATATGatttatagatatatttggATAGAGATTCAAATTATTATCTATCAAGGGTGCAAACGAAGAATTTTTTGAGATTTCTCGAGTGCTCATCATATACTTAGAatccattttttttatgaacATACAAAGTAAATTGAGGTAAATATCAGATTGTCACTATATCCATTACATGTTCAAGATGGCACACCATTGTGctacatgtttttttttcactaAGGAGCAACATTGTAGATATATATCTTTACAAAGGTGTGTTAGGGCAACAACCatttcttttatcttcttcACAAATTAATTGGGTATATAATTGGTAGGGAGggtatatattaaaaaatatgttttcttttcaTGTATGTGATTTGTATATATTTCCAATTTATTTATGTTCATATGTATTTTGCATGAAAAGTTATACTCTAATAAGAAGTGATTTTATTGCATCATAGTGatgatataaatatataaatgggCCAACAAAtcccattttcttttccatttcttatattttaattattcatGGCCTAATAAGTTTATTGATGATCAAGAGAAGAAGCTCAAAGACTTCCTTTAATGTCGTTACTGTAGCCATTATCAAATGCCTTACTCCACAGCATAATTCCTCCATACTTGGCAGAACTTTTAATCCTTGGAAGAACCTGAGACTTAAGCACGTTGGCCGGGATAAAACCGCCGCTCGGTGCAGCTGCAGATGCCGCCGGTAGTCCCATGTACAGCTTCCCAACCGGAAACCCCGTCCACCGGTTCCAAGAATTCAGGAGATTGTTGACGTTTCCATTTGCATACATACATGGCGGATTGTTATAGAATTGAACCCAAACGAAATCAAACAAACCTGTCTTAATGGCAGCGTCTAAGTGCGCGTCGGGGATCGGACACTGGGGTGCGGCAGAAAGAGTGACTCCGCCTTTGTTCTTCAGTTCTCGAGCCAATACATCCCAAAACTGGCCAGAGCCAGCTTCGATATCGAAATCGACACCGTTCAAAACAGCGTTGCCGAGCGGTCGTGAGTTTGACTGACCACCGAGGTAGTTGTTCCAGATGTGATTAGCAACTTGTCTTGCATCATTGGCGGAGGAGAGTGAATAACTCCCTGCGCCTCCGCCAATGGAGAGAAGGACTTTGATGCCTCGACTTTGGCAAGATTGGATTTGGCTACTCAAGAAGGTACAACCATTGTTGTTATTAGGGTTACAATGACCCGCGAGGTTGAGGACCGGAGTTCGGCCGCTACCGAAGGAGGAAAGAAATGCTATGTTGACGATCTGGTAGTTTCCAGTAGCGCAAGTGGAGGCAAGAGAGCCCTCGTTGCCGTTTTGTCCCCAATAGATGGCGATACCGGCAGCATCGGAAGATCGGAATATGGAGGCAAGGAGGAAGGAGATGATGGATAGGATTGTGATGATTTTTTGGGCAGCCATTGTTTCTTCTAGTgagcttttctttctctttctcctttGTGATTTTGTTGTGTGTTTCAATGAAGAATATGAAGTCAATTTATAGGGAAAGGAATGAGAAGGACATCACATGGATTGACCAAGTCAATgggaagaaaattaaaagtagAGATCATATAATACAATAATTTTGGCCATTAGCATATTTAATATATACAATTTTCATCACTTTTTTCTTAAAGTTGTGATGTTTGACTATGATGAAAAAGTGATTTTGGTCTTAGTTTTTGGTGGTATATgatcaaaatttttaaaataatggaagaaaacattagatattttcaaaattttaatgaCTAAATATGCTTTTAGATTTAAAAAGCTTTAGATATAAAACTTACAATGCCTAACATTTATTCAATTAAATTAAAGCATGCATCATAGAGAGCTCCAAAACTTGACTAATTTAATTGTTAAATTATTTGATTAAATACATGTGTAATCACTCCACAAGTTCCAATTAGTCTAAAGTTAATTTGATTTCTTGTCGTGCCATACTTTTCTATCAAATTTTCAAGTTAATTATTGTAttggttcatttttttttctaccacAAAATTTCTTCTCTTGCActcttatattatattaattatgtCGAAGTTGTGAATGTGGAAAAAAGGGATGGGAATGTTTGACAAAAAATGAATACTATACTATGGTTGTTTTATTACAATGTATTTGTGACTTTTTtggtattattatgatttgaaGTGGGGGTGCCAAATAAGTGAAAGTCATGGAGTCAAATGTGAAGACTTTGAAAGTGTGGGATACGTGGAGAATGGTATGTTGGAACTAAATAATTTATGATTGATTGTGTtacaaaactaaaatattaaatattcacTCTCCTAAAATTCCAATTAATATCATATGATGACCCATCTCGATGAAACTTTATAAGTAAAGTACTAATtatcatttgaaaaaaaaaaaaaaaaaaaaaagaattcgaTTGCTCGATCTCTCGGACATCGTTATGTGACAATTCAAACTTTGCTTCTATAGAAGATTGAAAGAGCAACTTGATAatgtataaaattaattaaagtagAAGTAATTGGAGTGCACTAAGACTTTGAAAAATAGAAGTAATTGCAAATAAAAGACTAAGGAAGTCAAGTTGAAGAAATTGCAAACCAGTGCCCAAATTATTCAAAAGAGTGCTCTTGAGTGTCCATATCAAATAAGA containing:
- the LOC103482936 gene encoding acidic endochitinase precursor (The RefSeq protein has 1 substitution compared to this genomic sequence), with protein sequence MAAHKITTTLSIFFLLSSIFRSSEAAGIAIYWGQNGNEGSLASTCATGNYEFVNIAFLSSFGSGQTPVLNLAGHCNPDNNGCAFLSDEINSCQSQNVKVLLSIGGGAGSYSLSSADDARQVANFLWNSYLGGQSDSRPLGAAVLNGIDFDIESGSGQFWDVLAQELKSFGQVILSAAPQCPIPDAHLDAAVKTGLFDSVWVQFYNNPPCMFADNADNLLSSWNQWTAFPISKLYMGLPAAPEAAPSGGFIPADVLISQVLPTIKTSSNYGGVMLWSKAFDNGYSDAIKGSIG
- the LOC103482937 gene encoding acidic endochitinase-like, encoding MAAQKIITILSIISFLLASIFRSSDAAGIAIYWGQNGNEGSLASTCATGNYQIVNIAFLSSFGSGRTPVLNLAGHCNPNNNNGCTFLSSQIQSCQSRGIKVLLSIGGGAGSYSLSSANDARQVANHIWNNYLGGQSNSRPLGNAVLNGVDFDIEAGSGQFWDVLARELKNKGGVTLSAAPQCPIPDAHLDAAIKTGLFDFVWVQFYNNPPCMYANGNVNNLLNSWNRWTGFPVGKLYMGLPAASAAAPSGGFIPANVLKSQVLPRIKSSAKYGGIMLWSKAFDNGYSNDIKGSL
- the LOC103482935 gene encoding cytochrome P450 89A2-like — protein: MKWILFTIVSLFISFLVKLFVFPSRHGPYKLPPGPFILPIIIYNFLWLRQSPLDLESTLRSFIAKYGPFLTLHFDPSPAMIIISDRSIAHKALIQNGAIFADRPRAVSISRVAASTNFDNITSAPYGPTWRLLRRNLAMEMLHPSRVRAYSRARKWVLDILIARLSAQSGCEGGAVAVDHFHFAMFCLLVLMCFGDKLNETQILEIQEVQRDILVNLQRFVLLNLWPKLMKILLRNRWKEYLQIKNRQKKVLVPFIKAREKVKEERAKREGEEKEEFVVSYVDTLLDLQLIDEKRKLKNEEIVSLCSEFLNAGTDTTATSMQWIMANLVKYPKIQEKLFQEIKGVKESSEEEVKEEDLGKLPYLKAVILEGLRRHPPGHFILPHAVKEDTIFENYFIPKNGIVSIFAVGMGWDPQVWEDPMAFKPERFMSDDGGREAGYSTTFDITGNKEIKMMPFGAGRRMCPAASLAMLHLEYFVANLIWRFEWKAVEGEEVDLSEKMEFTVVMKKPLKAHINPRF